The DNA sequence TCCATGCAATCTTCATTCTCTGTGATTGCAGAGGAATTGTCCTTTTAAAACTGGGACACTACTGTCACATCCACAAACTTCTCTGACTCCTTTAGTGTTGGCTTCAAGGGAACATCCAGAAGTTTACTGTCCTGAACGCACTTACACACAACTTTTGTTCACCTGGCAGATAGTCATCCATGTGAAATTCATCGTAATAGACTGGTTAGCTTATTTGCCcagttgtttctttaaaatttattattgccTTTGTTTACCTGAAGAATTTGGTTATTTACAACCAGAAGACAGGAAAGAAGTGATGGTCCTGATTCTGTGCACTTTGCTGCTAAACTCACGAAAATGCTTAAATCCCATTTGTGCTTCACTTTTTATCTTGATGCTTTGTCAGTGGGACTCCCATCTCAAACTTAGTGAGCATTTTTAGGATTTACTAAATTTTTAGTTTTATAGCTTATCCAAAGTGACATCAGACCAAATAATGATATAATGTGAAAAGATGCTATTCTCTTTCTGAAGTGTATGATTTACATTTAACAGCTCTAAATACCAGATGGGGGAGAGGTGAAGCACTTTCCTCATGTGATGCTTACTCGGtagacttctttttgtttcccctTTTGAGGAACCCAGTCCTATCTGGTGGAAATACCTCTAGTGCGTGTAAAAGAAAACTCTCTGACTTAAACCTTTGAGACGAAGCTGAATGTTTATTCTGTATGATTAATAAATTAGTTGGAAAAGAGCTGGGGGATAATTATAAAGCAGGGTAGACATTTTCCAGGAATGGAGAAGGCTGTCTGGCTCCTTACCTGAACCCATGGAAGGCTTCACTTTGTGGCACTGGATACCTGATTTGGGTACTACAGTGGCAACTACCACCCCATACACAtactttccccctttaaaacaggGTTCATAGAAAGTTTTAATGCCATTTAAAACAGAGTGCATGCTCCGAACACTTTATCTTAAAAGAGCCTTCCCACGCCTTTGTCATGGTAGATGTGGGGAGATGAGAGTGCATTCAGCCCTTGGGTGTAGATTGTCACCTCCTGCTGTAAAATAAGATAACACTTAAAAATATTGATATTCTGCCTTTTCGTTCTTCTGTATCTACAGGTGtgttaaaaacaatgtaaaaacaaaaataattaaaactattATGCATAGACTTATTTCTTTATGATGATGCATAGAATAAGTGATGTGATCAAGTGTTTATTTAATCCTTCTTTGCCCTCTTTTTTCTCCCCAGAGCACAAAGTGATCATTGTTGGACTTGATAATGCAGGAAAAACAACCATTCTTTATCAATTGTAAGTGTGAACAGGGCCCTAGGATCGCTTTTCTGGATCAGAGTTAATTACATGAACCTTGTTCTATTTCTCACAGCAGTGCTCATGTGTTATCCTAAATGTGTGGGGCTTGTAGAGCTTCCACTGGCAGCAGCAATGTACCTTTAATTAATTTGGGGGCTGTCTAGCTTGGCTTTGTGAAAGGGGGCAATGTATGCAGGAACTAAGCACCAGATATACAGTTAGTAACTGATAGAGATCCCAGGTATGATTAGAAGAAATATAAAagagcacacacacaaagaaaataaattcaaataatgaacatacagagctaactgaaacaGAAAAGTGAAAGGGGATAGCTGAGTTTTAGGGCTGGATGAGGCAATAGCCACCTCTTGAAGAAAAGGGTCCATGAAAAGCCAGGGAGTATGACAACTCAAGGTGTGAGGCTTGAGAATGCAGGTTTTGTGAGGCAGATGGAAAATGGAACAAAAGGACTCGGACTGAGGCCTTAAGGCAGAAGTCACCATACATAGGTGGGAGGGGGGACTGCAGCATAAAGGTTACTTTTTGGGGTACTATTTACATCCTTCTGTGGGAAACAAAAGCTTGATTGCCCCTCAACAGAACCTGAGGAGGTTTCCAAAGTAAAGAATTTGTTTTGATATTTGGGAGGTGAGAGGGCGTTGATTTTGATCGATGATGCTTCATGGACTTTACAACACCTAGACAAAAGCTGGAGTCCCCAGGACAAAAATGGACGGACCAAATAGAGCGGCTTTTGGCTGCTTCAGGAGCATGGTCTTTACACGACACGTGCCCCCAATGGGGTCGGAAGCCACTCCAGCCTGAAGCTGTtggcaaaaggagcagatttaatccactcctgctgATGGCCTGTTTGGGACAACAGCTACAGGTTGCTTCAGGAGCATGCCATCTGGTCACTGCAGTCCCAGAGTGATTGTGGTCAAAGCCACTCCTTTTCACCCTGAAGAAGCCAGGAAATGGGTGTATAGGAGTGCACAAGAGACGAAAGGGGAATTCCagtcttgtttgatctggcagaactcaTCTTTTGACTTTCGTCTTCTGGCCAAAAAGCAGAGTAAGAGCATGTGTGTGTAGGTGGGGTGCTCTTTCTAGCAAGCTGTTCCATCCTCACACCTTTCCACATGCCTAGGTGTACATGTGTCATTCACACAACTTATTCCAGAGCTGTGTATGCCATCGCAACCATGTCTGCTCATGCTGGCACCTAATGTTGTATTGAACTATAGCTGGATTGATAAATTAGAGGATATTTGGATACTTACAGCGTGTTGTCAGAAGGCCATGAAGATGCTGGCAGTCCTATGAGCAGATGGTACTCAGTGGTATAGACCTTGATGCATGGGatttaccagagcttggaaaagttattggtCTACAAGTTCTAGAATTCCCCCAGCTCTGGATTTTCCCTTAGCTGTTGATAGTCACTTCCTCAAAACATGTTtctaatcaatattttaaaaaggattgaTGCTAAATTATCACTACATCTTGTTGTTAATAATGTCCTTGGCATGTTTTCCAGCTATTGTCCATCAACTCTATTACATGCACCAAATTctagtatgggggggggggaagagaaagtaATGTATAGATACTCTACTGTGTTCCTTTactattaaaatatattgttacATACCTGTGTCCTTTAAATGTTTGttatgtttagttttttgtgggtttttcaggctatgtggccatgctctagcagagtttctttctgacgtttcgccagcatctgtggctggcatcttcagagccaaccacagatgctggcgaaacgtcagaaagaaaatctGCTAGAGCATGGNNNNNNNNNNNNNNNNNNNNNNNNNNNNNNNNNNNNNNNNNNNNNNNNNNNNNNNNNNNNNNNNNNNNNNNNNNNNNNNNNNNNNNNNNNNNNNNNNNNNNNNNNNNNNNNNNNNNNNNNNNNNNNNNNNNNNNNNNNNNNNNNNNNNNNNNNNNNNNNNNNNNNNNNNNNNNNNNNNNNNNNNNNNNNNNNNNNNNNNNNNNNNNNNNNNNNNNNNNNNNNNNNNNNNNNNNNNNNNNNNNNNNNNNNNNNNNNNNNNNNNNNNNNNNNNNNNNNNNNNNNNNNNNNNNNNNNNNNNNNNNNNNNNNNNNNNNNNNNNNNNNNNNNNNNNNNNNNNNNNNNNNNNNNNNNNNNNNNNNNNNNNNNNNNNNNNNNNNNNNNNNNNNNNNNNNNNNNNNNNNNNNNNNNNNNNNNNNNNNNNNNNNNNNNNNNNNNNNNNNNNNNNNNNNNNNNNNNNNNNNNNNNNNNNNNNNNNNNNNNNNNNNNNNNNNNNNNNNNNNNNNNNNNNNNNNNNNNNNNNNNNNNNNNNNNNNNNNNNNNNNNNNNNNNNNNNNNNNNNNNNNNNNNNNNNNNNNNNNNNNNNNNNNNNNNNNNNNNNNNNNNNNNNNNNNNNNNNNNNNNNNNNNNNNNNNNNNNNNNNNNNNNNNNNNNNNNNNNNNNNNNNNNNNNNNNNNNNNNNNNNNNNNNNNNNNNNNNNNNNNNNNNNNNNNNNNNNNNNNNNNNNNNNNNNNNNNNNNNNNNNNNNNNNNNNNNNNNNNNNNNNNNNNNNNNNNNNNNNNNNNNNNNNNNNNNNNNNNNNNNNNNNNNNNNNNNNNNNNNNNNNNNNNNNNNNNNNNNNNNNNNNNNNNNNNNNNNNNNNNNNNNNNNNNNNNNNNNNNNNNNNNNNNNNNNNNNNNNNNNNNNNNNNNNNNNNNNNNNNNNNNNNNNNNNNNNNNNNNNNNNNNNNNNNNNNNNNNNNNNNNNNNNNNNNNNNNNNNNNNNNNNNNNNNNNNNNNNNNNNNNNNNNNNNNNNNNNNNNNNNNNNNNNNNNNNNNNNNNNNNNNNNNNNNNNNNNNNNNNNNNNNNNNNNNNNNNNNNNNNNNNNNNNNNNNNNNNNNNNNNNNNNNNNNNNNNNNNNNNNNNNNNNNNNNNNNNNNNNNNNNNNNNNNNNNNNNNNNNNNNNNNNNNNNNNNNNNNNNNNNNNNNNNNNNNNNNNNNNNNNNNNNNNNNNNNNNNNNNNNNNNNNNNNNNNNNNNNNNNNNNNNNNNNNNNNNNNNNNNNNNNNNNNNNNNNNNNNNNNNNNNNNNNNNNNNNNNNNNNNNNNNNNNNNNNNNNNNNNNNNNNNNNNNNNNNNNNNNNNNNNNNNNNNNNNNNNNNNNNNNNNNNNNNNNNNNNNNNNNNNNNNNNNNNNNNNNNNNNNNNNNNNNNNNNNNNNNNNNNNNNNNNNNNNNNNNNNNNNNNNNNNNNNNNNNNNNNNNNNNNNNNNNNNNNNNNNNNNNNNNNNNNNNNNNNNNNNNNNNNNNNNNNNNNNNNNNNNNNNNNNNNNNNNNNNNNNNNNNNNNNNNNNNNNNNNNNNNNNNNNNNNNNNNNNNNNNNNNNNNNNNNNNNNNNNNNNNNNNNNNNNNNNNNNNNNNNNNNNNNNNNNNNNNNNNNNNNNNNNNNNNNNNNNNNNNNNNNNNNNNNNNNNNNNNNNNNNNNNNNNNNNNNNNNNNNNNNNNNNNNNNNNNNNNNNNNNNNNNNNNNNNNNNNNNNNNNNNNNNNNNNNNNNNNNNNNNNNNNNNNNNNNNNNNNNNNNNNNNNNNNNNNNNNNNNNNNNNNNNNNNNNNNNNNNNNNNNNNNNNNNNNNNNNNNNNNNNNNNNNNNNNNNNNNNNNNNNNNNNNNNNNNNNNNNNNNNNNNNNNNNNNNNNNNNNNNNNNNNNNNNNNNNNNNNNNNNNNNNNNNNNNNNNNNNNNNNNNNNNNNNNNNNNNNNNNNNNNNNNNNNNNNNNNNNNNNNNNNNNNNNNNNNNNNNNNNNNNNNNNNNNNNNNNNNNNNNNNNNNNNNNNNNNNNNNNNNNNNNNNNNNNNNNNNNNNNNNNNNNNNNNNNNNNNNNNNNNNNNNNNNNNNNNNNNNNNNNNNNNNNNNNNNNNNNNNNNNNNNNNNNNNNNNNNNNNNNNNNNNNNNNNNNNNNNNNNNNNNNNNNNNNNNNNNNNNNNNNNNNNNNNNNNNNNNNNNNNNNNNNNNNNNNNNNNNNNNNNNNNNNNNNNNNNNNNNNNNNNNNNNNNNNNNNNNNNNNNNNNNNNNNNNNNNNNNNNNNNNNNNNNNNNNNNNNNNNNNNNNNNNNNNNNNNNNNNNNNNNNNNNNNNNNNNNNNNNNNNNNNNNNNNNNNNNNNNNNNNNNNNNNNNNNNNNNNNNNNNNNNNNNNNNNNNNNNNNNNNNNNNNNNNNNNNNNNNNNNNNNNNNNNNNNNNNNNNNNNNNNNNNNNNNNNNNNNNNNNNNNNNNNNNNNNNNNNNNNNNNNNNNNNNNNNNNNNNNNNNNNNNNNNNNNNNNNNNNNNNNNNNNNNNNNNNNNNNNNNNNNNNNNNNNNNNNNNNNNNNNNNNNNNNNNNNNNNNNNNNNNNNNNNNNNNNNNNNNNNNNNNNNNNNNNNNNNNNNNNNNNNNNNNNNNNNNNNNNNNNNNNNNNNNNNNNNNNNNNNNNNNNNNNNNNNNNNNNNNNNNNNNNNNNNNNNNNNNNNNNNNNNNNNNNNNNNNNNNNNNNNNNNNNNNNNNNNNNNNNNNNNNNNNNNNNNNNNNNNNNNNNNNNNNNNNNNNNNNNNNNNNNNNNNNNNNNNNNNNNNNNNNNNNNNNNNNNNNNNNNNNNNNNNNNNNNNNNNNNNNNNNNNNNNNNNNNNNNNNNNNNNNNNNNNNNNNNNNNNNNNNNNNNNNNNNNNNNNNNNNNNNNNNNNNNNNNNNNNNNNNNNNNNNNNNNNNNNNNNNNNNNNNNNNNNNNNNNNNNNNNNNNNNNNNNNNNNNNNNNNNNNNNNNNNNNNNNNNNNNNNNNNGCGCACTTttaggcctgtttgtaacgggccaatgttcTGCAAATATTCCTAAATCCAAATCATTTCTGGTCTgaagcattttgaataaaggatactcaacctgtactacctTTGCCAAAATTGGCTTGCTGCTCAATGACCATAGTGGCTATTCAAGCCTCTAGTGAGACAGGTGAACACCTTCAGGCTACATACCTTTCCCTATAGCAGTCCTGTCCAGGATAGGATTATCTAACTCCGGGCCCATCTACTGACAGAGCTTCCATCTTTCCAGAAGTTATCGTCAGGTGATCAGCCATTACGTGCATCACCCTCTGCTGCATCCAAGCACGGGTCCAGGCTGTGCATGGCCATACActaacaccctgcagaaataatccagttcaaacctgctttaactgccctggttcagtgctagggaatcctgggaattgtagtacagcttcatatatatatataaaacgaactagggcaagattttgccttcTGACAACCCATACCACCACTGCCGCTGCCGTTAGTGGTTGATATATCTGTAACTTGAAAAGTTTTCACTTTGATTTATTAATATAATACGTTTAACACTGTGAAATGATGCCAACCCAACAGTGTTTAAAATGAAGCTTTCCTGGAGGAAATTTCCCAGTCTCTGTGTTTTCTCCATGATATGTGACCATATATCATTTAATAGTTATTCTTTTTCCTCTAGTTTGTGATAGTTGTTGTGGATAgcacagacagagagagaatttCCGTAACTAAAGAAGAACTTTATAAAATGTTAGCACACGAGGTGAGTATTTGTTGGGAATTGTTAGCCAAGTTTCAAAAAATGTTATCTTTGCTTTGAAGATAACGTTCTGTGTGTTTTCAATTTCTGTTGTTGTGCAATAATTCTTTCTggattgtgaattttaaattttataaatgCCTTTGAGATTGCTGAATGTCTTCTCTGAAGGTCCTAGAAAGATTTTTAAATTCTCAAAAGATTCTCTATCATTCAATTGTTTGTGAAACTAATGTAACTGTAGAATTTTATTGTATAGCTTGCAAAATTGTAGCTGTTAAGCTTTAGTTAAAAAACATAGCAGTTCAGCTTCAGGGGATCATAGCATCCTCATCACTGCTTTACAATGTTCAGCTTACATAATAGAGGTGCTTaacaaaattttaaattgttttaagtacCGTATTTGCCCTCGATCCTTAGAattataaaacaaagcaaaaaattaaatacatttgtCTCATAACAGGAAGACAAGCCAGACCATGGcatatatttcccatttttaattCTTTAGGACTTGAAGAAAGCTGGTTTGCTCATTTTTGCTAACAAACAGGATGTTAAAGACTGCATGACAGTAGCTGAAATTTCTCAGTTTCTGAAGCTAACTTCAGTTAAAGATCACCAGTGGCACATCCAAGCTTGCTGTGCTCTTACTGGAGAAGGGTAAGTAATTCTTGATTCGTAGATACTCTAATTCCAAAGTTTGTCCTGCTGGCAATGGGATTCTAGTAGTATAATTGAAATTCTGCTCCTGGATCTGCCATTTTGAGGTTCCATATCTTTTAATTAACATAGTTATAAAGTTACATTGCAGACAGATCTGGGGGAAAAAGGCTGAGTgccccttatccagaattctgaaatccagaatacTCCACAATCCAAAATTGTCCGCATGGCtaagataatgacacctttgctttctgatggtttagtgtatGCAAACATGAttacatgcacaaaattattaaaaatattatgtataaaattactttctgaCTGAGTGTATaatggtgtatatgaaacatgaatttcatgtttagacatgggtctcATCTGCAAGatatgtatattcaaatattccaaaatctggaaaaatctGAAATCAAAATGCTTCTGTTCCCGatcattttagataagggaggcTTAACCTGTACTAGCCCTCAGAACACATTTTATATGGGTTGCTTGGCATACATGTGCTAATTCTTTTTTGCATATCCatggaattaattttaaaaaaaacctcttcagATTCCAAAGCTTCCCTGTTTACTTTTTACTTGCTGCAGAGAACCAGATGTGTCATTATGTATCTTTTGTGTTGTGCTTTTATTTCCATAAGCCTTGCAGGTAGTTCAGTATTTTCTTCATACTTTACTTAAAGGATCCGAGACTAAGGGATTGTGATTTATGTAAAGGAGCTGTTGAGGTGATATTTGAATGCACAAGAGTTGAAGTGTTGCACATGTAATATAggtaataaaattatattttcttaatttaaatatttattttacagaTTGTGCCAAGGACTTGAATGGATGATGTCAAGACTAAAGATCAGATGATTCTTACTCTACACAGACATTGCACAAAAGTGCTGGATGTTTCCTTATCTTGACAGCTGTGAATTAATGGCTCATGTGTATTTATAAAACCAAAACTGAAGTTTACTTCCTTTGCTACTAAGCACACTAAAGCCTCCTCCTatggaaagaaaacaattaaaagttAGAACTTGGCTTCCCAAtgcttcctctgaggtggagTTAAAATACTTCAGCTGACTTTAATTTTAAAGTGAAATTACTTGTGACTGTTTAATAAATAATGTGTGGgatgaaaaagaaaggggaggaattttaacttttacattttattattcCAGTCTGACTCGAGTTGAAAACATTGACTTTATTTCAGcaaatcaaaaaagaaaatcagtggcACAGGTATTGACTTTCCAGTATTGAAACTTAGATGTGTTCCAGATGTACAAAAATTTTCCTATATGTGTTCTCtacattttgtatatttatacCTCATGCTAAAGTCCATTAACATCTGTACAGGGAAGCAGTAAATATCACTGACTTTGCCAGTACTCCAGACACTGAGATCTGCAAAGAGCGATACTGCAGTATCTGCTTTACTCCTGTTAAATGTGGGCTGTATCCAGTGCTATCTGTCGATTAATAAAACAGCTTCCATTAGGAGaacaattgccttcccctgccccccccccccagcccaacCCGTGCCTCCAGTTCATTTGTGTGTTGACAAAACTTGAGAGTGTGTAGGGACAATATAAGGGAGAGAATAAGTCCATTGAAATGAACTGTGAGAAATAGTACTAACAGATATACATCTTTAAAAGCTAACATTTTAATTGTCAGTAGAGTAAAAATCTAAAACACGCAATATAGCTAG is a window from the Sceloporus undulatus isolate JIND9_A2432 ecotype Alabama chromosome 1, SceUnd_v1.1, whole genome shotgun sequence genome containing:
- the ARL5A gene encoding ADP-ribosylation factor-like protein 5A yields the protein MGILFTRIWRLFNHQEHKVIIVGLDNAGKTTILYQLGYLDTYSVLSEGHEDAGSPMSRWYSVFVIVVVDSTDRERISVTKEELYKMLAHEDLKKAGLLIFANKQDVKDCMTVAEISQFLKLTSVKDHQWHIQACCALTGEGLCQGLEWMMSRLKIR